Below is a window of Desmonostoc muscorum LEGE 12446 DNA.
TCACCACTTGTAAATCCTAACAATTCATCCAGCAAATTTGTTTTAGCGAATACTCTCAACGATCATGATGGTAATGTTAATTCAGTTGCTATTAGTCGAGATAAAAAAACTTTAGCTAGTGGTGGTGAAGACAATACTATCAAAATCTGGAATCTGACAACTGGAGAAGAAATTATTACCCTCAAAGGTCATTCTAGTTTTGTTAAATCAGTTGCTTTTAGTCCAGATAGCAAAACTTTGGCTAGTGGTGGCGATCAAACTGTCAAAATCTGGAATTTTGCCACTGGGCAAATAATTCGTAACCTCGAAGGTCATGTTTATGGTGTTGAATCAGTCGCCTTTAGTCCAGATGGCAAAACTTTAGCTAGTGGTAGTAATGACAATACTATTAAAATTTGGAATGTCGCTACTGGAAAAGAAATTCGTACCCTCAAAGGTCATACTTCTGGTGTTGAATCAGTCGCCTTTAGTCCAGATGGCAAAACTTTAGCTAGTGGTAGTGATGACAATACTATCAAAATTTGGAACCTCGCCACTGGGCAAGCAATTCTTACTTTCAAGGGTCATTCTCACGGGCCTAAATTAGTCGCTTTTAATCCAGATGGCAAAACTTTAGCTAGTACTTGGCACAATAGTATCAAAATTTGGGATGTTGCTACTGGGAAATTAATTCGTACTCTTAATGGTCATTTATTGTGGGTGCGGTCTATTGTTTTTAGTCCAGATGGCAAAACCTTAGCTAGTGGTAGTTATGACAATACTATCAAAATTTGGAATGTTGCAAATGGACAAGAAATTAGTACCCTCAAAGGTCATTTATTGTGGGTAAGGTCAGTTGCTTTTAGTCCAGATGGCAAAACTTTAGCTAGCAGTAGCACTGATATCAAAATTTGGCGGTTGTCTGAGTAGCCATTCTCTGTCATTGCCTTGACAACACGCGATTAATTATAAATATCTCGGCGATGTCCAATTTTGTGAAGCGTGATTAATAAAGCTTCAGTATCGAAAGAATAAATGACCCGATAGTTTCCTACTCTCAATTTGAACAGACCACTCAAATCAGCACTCAAAGCTTGAGGAGTTAGGTTATCAAAATTTTCAGATAACCAGCGAATTTTATGTAATCAACTTTACCTGAAAATTACTATTTTTCTTGAAACGGAATTTCAAATGAATTAATCATTGTTTCTGCAAGTTCTAAATACTTATTATATTCTTTTTCTTCAGCCGTATAAGTAATAAAATATGCTTTGCCATTTCTGACTGTGCCAATTTCCATCACTTTCATCTGACATTGTTCTTCTTTACGAGTATAAGTTAATTTATAAGCCTTGAGCTTTGATAGCGTTGTTGATGGTTGAGAATCATCTGTGATTTGGGAATTGGGATTAATATTTTTAATTTTTTGCACAGCTAAATTTTTAGATTCTTCTAAAGATAACAATTGCTGAGATAAGTCATTGACATCAATTGCGATCGCTACAGGACAAGAATCTGCCTGATTTTGATTTTTAGGGATGAATTTAACTACCTCGGTGTCAAAGTTACTGCTTGGCTCAATTGGTTGCCAGTCGTTTGAAGGATATTTAATTGTGATGCCAGACTTAGGCTCGTTGTAAGTTTCAAAACTAGGTTGGGGATTAATAATTTTAGATAAAATCCA
It encodes the following:
- a CDS encoding trypsin-like peptidase domain-containing protein; translated protein: MRVAGGLAALLLGTAIAIVQPVAIALTPKEISEIAQQITVRIDGANTGSGVIIERQGDIYIVVTNWHVVQLEGNYTVQTPDGKRYTFNNSQVKRFSGVDLAVFQFTSNANYRVAEKGNSDQVALGTNISVAGYPQGTSDIDFRRGAISRLVTNPKDGYAFVYDIGGFPGMSGGAILDEQGKLVGIHGRAITRPDTNATTVFGIPLKTYLSLTPIKPAIATVPTPQPSSNPPASTPSPVNTSPLVNPNNSSSKFVLANTLNDHDGNVNSVAISRDKKTLASGGEDNTIKIWNLTTGEEIITLKGHSSFVKSVAFSPDSKTLASGGDQTVKIWNFATGQIIRNLEGHVYGVESVAFSPDGKTLASGSNDNTIKIWNVATGKEIRTLKGHTSGVESVAFSPDGKTLASGSDDNTIKIWNLATGQAILTFKGHSHGPKLVAFNPDGKTLASTWHNSIKIWDVATGKLIRTLNGHLLWVRSIVFSPDGKTLASGSYDNTIKIWNVANGQEISTLKGHLLWVRSVAFSPDGKTLASSSTDIKIWRLSE
- a CDS encoding type II toxin-antitoxin system RelE family toxin, coding for MRWLSENFDNLTPQALSADLSGLFKLRVGNYRVIYSFDTEALLITLHKIGHRRDIYN